The following proteins are encoded in a genomic region of Brachypodium distachyon strain Bd21 chromosome 1, Brachypodium_distachyon_v3.0, whole genome shotgun sequence:
- the LOC104582071 gene encoding ice-structuring glycoprotein-like: MDDDDEDSDNTPLIVRRSRAFAAAVAASSVAPSAQATAAKPAAAAAPGVPVGTLAAAASVGVAGAAMTTSALAATAGTASAAAPGALVDSLAGALSDPATASAATAAGGMSAPAPGASATVINLDSVVEVTGAAEDEIHGLRVKLEVQVKATEDAVGAAAWHEIQLGSAKDRAAKLETELTAVREELAKAGNAIAVKTVELAALEDNVRKAKKAAHDAWLHHSTLIGQRQIET, from the exons atggacgacgacgacgaagacagCGACAAcacgcccctgatcgtgcggagatcaagggcgttCGCAGCGGCCGTAGCCGCCTCCTCGGTGGCGCCTTCCGCCCAGGCAACGGCCGCCAAGcccgcagcggccgccgctccaGGGGTGCCCGTCGGTACTTTGGCAGCGGCCGCGTCCGTgggggtcgccggagccgcaaTGACGACATCCGCCCTAGCAGCGACCGCCGGCACCGCGTCGGCAGCTGCTCCGGGAGCACTCGTCGACTCCTTGGCGGGGGCCCTGAGCGACCCGGCGACGGCCTCAGCAGCAACGGCCGCCGGGG GCATGAGCGCGCCCGCACCGGGGGCGAGTGCTACCGTAATCAATCTCGACTCTGTCGTCGAGGTCACGGGGGCGGCGGAAGA CGAGATCCATGGCCtccgcgtcaagctggaggtacaagtcaaggccaccgaggacgcGGTGGGAGCAGCGGCTTGGCACGAGATCCAGCTTGGCTCTGCCAAGGATAGAGCGGCCAAGCTTGAGACCGAACTgaccgccgtccgggaggagcttgccaaggccggcaacgcGATCGCGGTGAAGACCGTGGAGCTTGCGGCGCTGGAAGACAACGTCCGCAAAGCCAAAAAGGCTGCGCATGACGCTTGGCTCCATcacagcacgctgatcgggcagcggcaaaTAGAAACctag